In Stieleria varia, one genomic interval encodes:
- a CDS encoding class I SAM-dependent methyltransferase, whose protein sequence is MLTVNAALSSFCPFCGQRDCIDLGPCRTPVECTAKGFPAIVKEIADRLRDSRLFRCPHCALTFRDPQVGLSDLDSLYRELPESMWKYDVEKVGSWVAARKRLLDVYSEDDPIKIMDVGAHQGDFLKALPAAWIKHAIEPSYDAREKLKRNGIEHRADFLNATTAQELQHEFDVITLFDVFEHLPSLSTSLDELMTMLKPDGRLYISTGNADHWTWRLLRGHHWYLHSAQHLSFGGVAFFRKVCNDRGWNLDALIHHSHQVSSGTERFHQSIKHLYYWARSLQNPVAGFVARTMCHVPGLKYLRHEIAVPHGTSLADHILVVLRPSRKCR, encoded by the coding sequence ATGCTCACTGTGAATGCCGCGTTGTCTTCGTTCTGTCCATTCTGCGGTCAACGCGATTGCATTGATCTTGGACCCTGCCGAACACCTGTCGAATGCACCGCAAAGGGTTTTCCAGCGATCGTCAAGGAAATCGCCGATCGATTGAGAGACAGCCGTCTCTTTCGGTGTCCACACTGTGCGTTAACATTTCGTGATCCACAAGTCGGGCTTTCAGATCTTGACTCGCTCTATCGCGAGTTGCCGGAGTCCATGTGGAAGTATGATGTCGAGAAAGTCGGCTCCTGGGTCGCGGCCAGAAAGCGATTGCTTGATGTCTACAGCGAAGACGATCCTATCAAAATCATGGACGTTGGTGCTCATCAAGGGGATTTTCTGAAAGCATTGCCGGCTGCCTGGATCAAACACGCGATTGAGCCCTCGTACGACGCACGGGAAAAGTTGAAACGGAACGGAATCGAGCACCGAGCAGATTTCTTGAACGCTACGACAGCGCAAGAATTGCAACATGAATTCGACGTCATCACTTTGTTCGACGTTTTTGAACACCTACCCTCCCTTAGCACATCTCTCGACGAGCTGATGACAATGCTCAAGCCCGATGGACGTCTTTATATCTCAACCGGGAATGCCGATCACTGGACGTGGCGACTACTTCGGGGACACCATTGGTACCTTCACTCGGCACAACATCTATCCTTTGGCGGAGTCGCATTTTTCCGCAAGGTTTGCAACGACCGTGGCTGGAATCTTGATGCACTGATTCACCACTCTCATCAAGTTTCGAGCGGTACAGAACGCTTCCACCAATCAATCAAACATCTGTACTATTGGGCGAGGAGTTTGCAGAACCCGGTTGCTGGTTTTGTGGCAAGGACCATGTGTCATGTCCCAGGTCTGAAGTACTTGCGGCATGAAATTGCTGTACCACATGGTACGAGTCTCGCCGATCACATTCTTGTTGTGCTTCGCCCGTCGAGGAAATGTAGGTAA
- a CDS encoding polysaccharide ABC transporter ATP-binding protein, which translates to MNAAIKIENVSKLYRLGQVGTGTLSHDLNRWWHTIRGKDDPYAKVGQVNDRTKSTAKNQEPGTKNETTPDYVWALRDISVDVAQGEILGIIGRNGAGKSTLLKLLSRVTAPTEGCIKTKGRIASLLEVGTGFHPELTGRENVYLNGAILGMKRHEITGQLDSIVDFSGCAKYLDTPTKRYSSGMMVRLGFAVAAHLQCEILIVDEVLAVGDVEFQRQCLGRMKSVAQSGKTVLFVSHNLASIRSLTERCVVLSKGGVAFDGSTDQAVSRYIKENLVTDESPVSIANAPRPFGGLDRHLEFVDLKLQGLSEDRSLSTDQPFVLDATIRANEEAGPFILGLTIYAEDKTPIGSAFTTPVAAPAVGSTATTQFQAQFPLGPGQYHCAVSISEARSEGKRLHDSLADVLPFSITLSATDLRGWNSAWGAIQLPNLQDLKLGVG; encoded by the coding sequence GTGAACGCAGCGATCAAAATCGAGAACGTCTCTAAACTCTACCGACTTGGCCAAGTCGGAACGGGGACGCTGTCGCATGATTTGAATCGCTGGTGGCATACGATCCGAGGCAAAGACGACCCCTATGCCAAAGTCGGTCAAGTCAACGACCGGACAAAGTCAACAGCGAAGAACCAAGAACCAGGAACTAAGAACGAAACAACTCCCGACTACGTCTGGGCATTGCGTGATATCAGTGTGGACGTCGCCCAAGGCGAGATCCTTGGCATCATTGGCCGCAACGGGGCTGGTAAAAGCACGCTGTTGAAACTGCTCAGCCGAGTCACTGCACCGACAGAAGGATGCATTAAGACCAAGGGGCGAATCGCGAGCTTGCTGGAGGTGGGGACAGGATTTCACCCCGAACTCACTGGCCGTGAGAATGTCTATCTCAACGGTGCTATTCTGGGAATGAAGCGTCATGAGATCACGGGGCAACTGGATTCCATCGTTGACTTCAGTGGTTGTGCCAAATACCTCGATACGCCGACCAAGCGATACAGCAGCGGGATGATGGTCCGGCTGGGGTTTGCCGTCGCGGCGCATTTGCAATGCGAAATTCTGATCGTCGACGAAGTCTTGGCAGTGGGTGACGTGGAGTTTCAGAGACAGTGCCTGGGACGGATGAAATCGGTCGCTCAGTCCGGTAAAACGGTCTTGTTTGTTAGTCACAATCTCGCCTCCATCCGCAGTCTGACCGAACGGTGCGTGGTGCTGTCCAAAGGAGGCGTCGCCTTTGACGGTTCAACCGACCAGGCGGTTTCGCGATACATCAAAGAAAACCTGGTGACCGATGAGTCACCCGTCAGCATTGCAAATGCCCCTCGTCCCTTTGGTGGATTGGATCGTCACCTTGAGTTCGTTGATTTGAAACTGCAAGGACTTAGCGAAGACCGATCATTGAGCACAGATCAACCCTTTGTTTTGGATGCAACCATTCGAGCGAACGAAGAGGCTGGGCCATTTATCCTGGGACTAACGATCTATGCGGAAGACAAGACGCCGATCGGAAGTGCCTTCACAACCCCGGTCGCCGCTCCAGCCGTAGGTTCGACAGCCACGACCCAATTCCAAGCCCAGTTTCCACTCGGCCCTGGTCAATACCACTGCGCCGTATCGATTTCAGAAGCGCGTTCGGAAGGCAAGAGGCTTCACGATTCGCTGGCCGACGTCCTACCATTCTCCATCACGCTCTCCGCCACCGACCTCCGAGGCTGGAACTCTGCATGGGGAGCCATACAGCTGCCGAATCTTCAGGATTTGAAGCTTGGCGTTGGCTAA
- a CDS encoding ABC transporter permease: MSLAPSTNPETSTQSLGNDCADDDWDLVIRPKRHLLDVDLAELWRYRDLLFMFIKRDIVTVYKQTILGPIWFFVQPVMTMLVYVVVFGNIAKISTDEIPAPLFYLAGITLWNYFSDSFNKTSTTFVSNANVFGKVYFPRLIVPLSIVVSNVIKFGIQFGLFLLVWAWYLASTDLIHPNAWMLSTLYCVLLMAGLGLGFGVIFSSLTTKYRDLTFLLAFGVQLAMYATPIIYPMSTLSERFQRILWWNPIAHIIEAFKYGFLGSGQASVGGLLYTTLFTLTVLTVGVLLFNRTEQTFMDTV, from the coding sequence ATGTCTCTCGCTCCGTCAACCAATCCCGAAACCTCCACTCAATCACTGGGCAATGATTGCGCCGATGACGACTGGGACTTGGTCATCCGACCGAAGCGTCACCTATTGGATGTCGATCTCGCGGAATTGTGGCGGTATCGTGACCTGTTGTTCATGTTCATCAAGCGGGACATCGTCACCGTCTACAAGCAGACAATCTTGGGACCGATCTGGTTCTTCGTTCAGCCCGTCATGACGATGTTGGTTTACGTCGTTGTCTTTGGGAACATCGCCAAGATCAGCACGGACGAGATACCAGCACCATTGTTCTACCTGGCGGGAATCACGCTCTGGAATTATTTCTCGGACAGCTTCAACAAGACGTCCACCACCTTTGTCAGCAACGCCAACGTGTTCGGCAAGGTCTACTTTCCACGTCTGATCGTTCCGCTATCGATTGTCGTGAGCAACGTGATCAAATTTGGAATCCAGTTTGGTTTGTTCTTGCTCGTCTGGGCGTGGTATCTCGCCTCCACGGATCTGATCCATCCGAATGCTTGGATGCTGTCGACCCTTTACTGTGTGCTGCTGATGGCAGGTTTGGGATTAGGATTTGGAGTCATCTTCAGCTCATTGACAACGAAGTACCGCGACCTGACGTTTCTGCTGGCATTCGGTGTCCAGCTTGCCATGTACGCCACTCCGATCATTTATCCCATGAGCACGCTGAGTGAGCGATTTCAGAGAATCCTTTGGTGGAATCCGATCGCGCATATCATCGAAGCGTTCAAGTATGGTTTTCTCGGTTCGGGTCAAGCATCCGTCGGTGGCTTGCTGTACACCACGCTCTTTACGTTGACTGTGCTCACCGTCGGAGTCCTGTTGTTCAACCGAACCGAGCAAACGTTTATGGATACGGTGTAG
- a CDS encoding glycosyltransferase family 4 protein, with amino-acid sequence MSGNHVVYGFLRPYSESILPEHELEILHYESNPPPDDILQQGAVSVPLSDHYRNWAKRTLWETTKFPSLVRERKSDVVLTVSGALIPRCPVPQAVLCQNPWCYRPIVHRNWKERLKARLQRVGYSKAFQHAGLMLYISDHLRSLYAADNQGRKECPHEIAYVGLNEDTFEAAREHADLSRDPYSILSVSAMAAWKGAHTLVDAVAILRKRDIPATLRLVGPWPDSDYEQRIRNQVNSLKLADAVEILGRVSDEELHRQYAINQVYALPSHCESYGIPAAEAMAFGTPIVSTNCCAIAEICQPAGLFGPVEDPQWTADALQELLTNQTNWQTLSEAAKTRAATLTWQECVKPFSKIERLATGS; translated from the coding sequence ATGAGCGGAAATCATGTCGTGTACGGCTTTCTGCGCCCGTACAGCGAGTCAATCTTGCCCGAACATGAGTTGGAGATTCTGCATTATGAATCCAACCCACCTCCAGACGATATTCTGCAGCAGGGCGCGGTGTCGGTTCCACTTTCGGACCACTACCGAAATTGGGCCAAAAGGACTCTCTGGGAAACAACGAAATTTCCGTCTCTGGTTCGCGAGCGAAAATCAGATGTTGTTTTGACGGTATCGGGAGCCCTGATCCCTCGATGTCCGGTCCCTCAAGCCGTCTTGTGCCAGAATCCGTGGTGTTACCGTCCGATCGTTCATCGGAACTGGAAAGAGCGACTGAAGGCGAGGCTGCAACGTGTGGGCTACAGCAAAGCGTTTCAGCATGCTGGCTTGATGCTTTACATTTCCGACCACTTACGCAGCCTGTACGCGGCGGACAATCAAGGACGCAAAGAATGTCCACACGAGATCGCTTACGTGGGTCTCAACGAAGACACATTTGAAGCAGCACGAGAGCACGCCGACTTGTCTCGTGATCCCTATTCCATCCTTTCCGTCTCGGCGATGGCCGCGTGGAAGGGCGCCCACACGCTCGTCGATGCAGTCGCGATCCTGCGTAAACGAGACATCCCCGCAACACTGCGTTTGGTCGGCCCATGGCCCGACAGCGATTACGAGCAGCGTATCCGAAATCAAGTCAACTCTCTTAAACTGGCCGACGCTGTCGAGATCTTGGGTCGCGTCAGCGATGAAGAACTACATCGTCAGTACGCAATCAATCAGGTATACGCATTGCCAAGTCACTGCGAGTCGTATGGCATCCCGGCGGCCGAAGCCATGGCGTTTGGAACGCCGATCGTCAGCACCAACTGTTGCGCGATCGCCGAGATCTGCCAACCAGCGGGCCTCTTCGGCCCCGTTGAAGACCCGCAATGGACCGCCGACGCCCTCCAAGAGCTCCTGACCAATCAAACCAATTGGCAAACCCTCAGCGAAGCCGCCAAGACAAGAGCCGCAACGCTGACGTGGCAAGAATGCGTCAAACCATTCTCCAAAATTGAGCGGTTGGCAACTGGCAGTTAG
- the wecB gene encoding non-hydrolyzing UDP-N-acetylglucosamine 2-epimerase, which yields MLRNRLKFLFVVGARPNFMKVAPIMRAVDACDPAIKQVLVHTGQHYDPMMSDVFFDELRLPKPDEHLGISGGTQAQQTARIMLAFEPVLMNHQPDWLIVVGDVTSTLACALTAAKLEIPIAHVEAGLRSGDRSMPEEINRIVVDSIADLLLTPSSDADTNLINESVPRNKIKCVGNVMIDSLVESLPILSEQTIVRDLGLTAEEYVLATLHRPGNVDDPSMLGELIDALGQIAADIPVVFPVHPRTRRRLNELGIVPDPKIQMLEPRGYFEFMALVQSAATVITDSGGIQEETTYLGVPCLTVRPNTERPITITEGTNRLVKPGRESLLDAWQDLQATPPQKQCPALWDGQASQRIAQALLKASPIRVK from the coding sequence ATGCTTCGCAACCGCCTAAAATTTCTGTTCGTCGTCGGCGCACGACCAAACTTCATGAAAGTCGCACCGATCATGCGGGCGGTGGATGCATGTGATCCGGCGATCAAACAAGTTCTCGTTCACACCGGACAGCACTACGACCCGATGATGTCGGACGTCTTCTTTGACGAGTTGCGACTGCCCAAACCGGATGAGCACCTAGGAATCTCCGGCGGCACCCAAGCTCAACAGACCGCTAGGATCATGCTGGCATTCGAGCCCGTTCTGATGAATCACCAACCCGACTGGTTAATCGTCGTCGGTGATGTCACGTCCACTCTCGCGTGTGCCTTGACGGCAGCAAAGCTGGAGATTCCGATCGCGCATGTGGAAGCCGGTTTGAGATCGGGGGACCGTAGCATGCCAGAGGAAATCAATCGCATTGTCGTTGATTCGATCGCTGATCTGCTGCTCACACCATCCAGCGACGCCGACACGAATCTAATCAACGAGTCCGTTCCGCGAAACAAAATCAAATGTGTAGGCAACGTGATGATCGACTCCCTGGTCGAATCGTTGCCCATCCTCAGCGAGCAAACGATTGTCCGCGACCTGGGACTGACAGCAGAAGAGTATGTCCTGGCAACGTTACACCGACCCGGCAACGTCGACGACCCTAGTATGCTGGGCGAGTTGATCGATGCACTCGGACAGATCGCAGCGGACATTCCCGTCGTGTTCCCTGTGCACCCGCGTACCCGTCGTCGATTGAACGAACTGGGAATCGTCCCTGATCCCAAGATTCAAATGCTTGAGCCAAGGGGCTACTTTGAGTTCATGGCCTTGGTTCAATCTGCTGCCACCGTCATCACGGACTCCGGCGGCATCCAAGAAGAAACCACGTACCTTGGCGTCCCCTGTCTCACCGTTCGCCCGAACACAGAACGCCCGATCACGATTACCGAAGGCACGAATCGTCTGGTGAAACCCGGTCGCGAAAGCTTGCTCGATGCTTGGCAAGACTTGCAGGCCACCCCACCGCAAAAACAATGTCCTGCCCTCTGGGACGGCCAAGCCTCCCAAAGAATTGCCCAAGCACTGTTGAAAGCCTCCCCGATTCGAGTGAAGTAG
- a CDS encoding O-antigen ligase family protein has product MIFIWITPLAASDFGGVLQWTQHMMAVAIMIAFAIALVGNTLSWNTLSASRINHRTHAVVILMLLLAGYAWIQTVSLSAETVHWLSPASHDAYLTWAAPLMEANQRPSEFPISIAPLDTQHTLAMLVIACLAAAAAPVVYGTRERIAFLLASIALGGAITAVIGITRKLVPSFQMWSFTSGGEGAPFGTFLNRNNAALTMNLALASCLGLLTWRLRSMSDVNDPDAPARRKRITFSKLQETFGNPLSLMAIACGLICLLGVALCGSRGGILSLLVSGIASVAMVRSGRAIAIVLIAVVIVGGGCVLLALPSELSNTPLDQLESSLNNNADRLTNDGRLAHWPDGFRTFLGFLPMGSGLATYSYAYLPFQQTSSWRWHHHADNLWLEMLVELGVGGLLIWTAFWMVMVWSLVRLSKSYDPIDEAMRLTGWYCVLLLLISQFFDFGLIIPSNLIIVCLLIPVIVSRAASVIVRSDRTKPQQSTESEKASSGKKKLQLLKSGSGRLSMSRWSDLIFPTMLAASLLGLGVIAAGRLKQDAINEYLVRDAKIHLRSLRGDLPELIQRADVLAARVVQHPTADLQDIVSRYRFQQGRLNEIGLASAGNLSDVSQLSFNTARTVRRLAWRASSEKIPLAATKTNQKLLPLPVDEEQRSAASPYGQALQFSRDILKTRPLAIQPRNNLVYLEFVHQTPGLTEQAIQQAQSLYRNDPSVLFQFARYSADNKDYGNALSMYQRVIHLRPEMSDRVLNSANSFPHFPTDSLTPSSLDPSNR; this is encoded by the coding sequence GTGATCTTCATTTGGATCACACCACTTGCCGCCAGCGATTTTGGCGGCGTATTGCAATGGACTCAACACATGATGGCCGTTGCGATCATGATCGCGTTCGCCATCGCCCTGGTCGGCAACACACTCAGTTGGAACACCTTATCCGCCAGCCGTATCAACCATCGTACGCATGCCGTCGTGATCTTAATGCTACTGTTGGCTGGCTACGCATGGATACAGACCGTCAGCCTATCGGCCGAAACCGTTCACTGGCTCAGCCCCGCCAGCCACGACGCCTATTTGACCTGGGCCGCGCCGCTGATGGAGGCAAACCAACGCCCCAGCGAGTTTCCCATTTCGATCGCTCCACTGGACACGCAACATACGCTGGCGATGTTGGTCATCGCCTGCTTGGCCGCCGCCGCAGCACCGGTCGTCTACGGAACAAGAGAACGGATCGCGTTCCTGCTGGCATCGATCGCCCTCGGTGGCGCCATCACCGCGGTCATCGGGATCACTCGCAAGCTGGTGCCATCGTTCCAAATGTGGAGCTTTACCAGTGGCGGAGAAGGAGCACCGTTTGGAACGTTCCTGAATCGAAACAACGCAGCCTTGACCATGAACTTGGCCTTGGCAAGCTGTCTTGGGCTACTGACCTGGCGACTTCGCAGCATGTCCGACGTCAACGATCCGGACGCTCCCGCACGACGCAAGAGAATCACCTTTTCAAAACTTCAGGAAACCTTCGGAAACCCTCTTTCGCTGATGGCCATCGCATGCGGACTGATCTGCCTGCTGGGAGTCGCACTGTGTGGTTCGCGCGGCGGAATCCTGTCCCTGCTGGTCTCAGGGATTGCCAGTGTGGCGATGGTCCGCTCGGGTCGTGCCATCGCGATCGTCCTGATCGCGGTCGTGATCGTCGGCGGCGGATGTGTGCTGTTGGCCCTGCCATCAGAGCTCAGCAACACGCCCCTGGATCAACTCGAATCCTCACTGAACAACAATGCCGATCGACTCACCAACGATGGACGTCTGGCGCACTGGCCCGATGGGTTTCGAACGTTCCTCGGTTTTCTGCCGATGGGCAGTGGACTGGCAACCTACAGCTACGCCTACCTCCCCTTTCAACAAACCAGTTCGTGGCGTTGGCACCACCACGCCGACAACCTGTGGCTGGAAATGCTGGTGGAACTCGGCGTCGGCGGATTGCTGATCTGGACAGCGTTCTGGATGGTCATGGTTTGGAGCCTCGTGCGGCTGAGCAAATCGTACGATCCGATCGACGAAGCCATGCGGTTGACCGGTTGGTACTGCGTGCTGCTGTTGTTGATCAGCCAGTTCTTTGACTTCGGTTTGATCATCCCGTCCAATTTGATCATCGTCTGCCTGCTGATTCCCGTCATCGTTTCTCGTGCAGCAAGCGTGATCGTTCGTTCAGACCGCACCAAACCGCAGCAATCAACCGAATCAGAAAAAGCAAGCTCAGGAAAGAAAAAACTCCAACTGCTCAAATCCGGCTCAGGCCGTCTGTCGATGTCCCGCTGGAGCGACTTGATTTTTCCGACCATGCTGGCCGCCAGCCTATTGGGCTTGGGAGTCATCGCAGCGGGACGCCTGAAACAAGATGCCATCAACGAGTATCTCGTTCGCGACGCAAAGATCCATCTTCGTAGCCTGCGAGGAGACCTTCCCGAGTTGATCCAGCGAGCAGATGTACTCGCAGCGCGAGTTGTTCAACATCCAACCGCTGACCTGCAAGACATCGTGTCAAGGTATCGGTTTCAACAAGGCCGATTGAATGAAATCGGTTTAGCCAGCGCCGGAAATCTAAGCGATGTCTCGCAACTTTCCTTCAACACAGCACGCACCGTACGCCGTTTGGCCTGGAGAGCAAGTTCAGAAAAGATTCCACTGGCTGCGACAAAGACTAACCAAAAACTACTGCCTCTGCCGGTCGATGAAGAACAACGATCCGCAGCGAGTCCCTATGGACAAGCATTGCAGTTTTCCCGAGACATTCTGAAAACCAGGCCACTCGCGATTCAGCCGCGAAACAATTTGGTTTACCTGGAGTTCGTCCACCAAACACCAGGACTGACCGAGCAAGCGATACAGCAAGCACAATCGTTGTACCGAAACGACCCGTCGGTTCTGTTCCAATTTGCACGATACAGCGCGGACAACAAAGACTACGGCAACGCATTGTCGATGTACCAGCGAGTGATCCACCTCAGACCCGAGATGTCCGATCGTGTGCTCAACTCAGCCAACTCGTTTCCCCATTTCCCCACCGACTCACTCACCCCATCGTCGCTCGATCCTTCCAATCGATAG
- a CDS encoding GDP-mannose 4,6-dehydratase, with protein MNNPTSVAPVALITGITGQDGSYLTELLLDKGYIVHGIVRRSSTTARNRLDKLFYDGDVHEKRLFLHYADLDDSTTIRRILISSRPDELYHLAGQSHVGASFEIPETTCRFTAMGTLKLLEIIRDLDKQPKLLHISSSEIFGRPDTSPQNESTPMRPVTPYGVAKTFATQMVTLYRNSFDLFACNAICYNHESPRRGESFVTRKITRAAAAISQGKQDSLSLGSLDGRRDWGFAPDYVEAMWRMLQQPDADDFVLATGKDHSVRDFLDAAFQTVGLDWEKYVQQDARYMRRSEGAQLVGDPSKAAANLDWTATTQLPELAKIMVQADLDALK; from the coding sequence TTGAACAATCCCACCTCTGTCGCTCCCGTCGCCTTGATCACCGGTATCACCGGACAAGACGGCTCTTACCTCACAGAACTGCTGCTCGACAAAGGGTACATCGTTCACGGGATCGTTCGCCGTAGCAGCACCACGGCGCGAAACCGGCTGGATAAATTGTTCTACGATGGTGACGTCCACGAAAAGCGTTTGTTCCTGCATTACGCCGACCTCGACGATTCAACGACGATTCGACGGATTCTGATCAGCAGCCGCCCCGACGAGCTGTATCACTTGGCAGGTCAAAGCCACGTGGGAGCCAGTTTCGAGATTCCCGAAACGACTTGCCGCTTCACCGCAATGGGCACGCTGAAACTGCTTGAGATCATCAGAGACCTGGACAAACAGCCGAAACTGCTGCACATCAGTAGCAGCGAAATCTTTGGACGTCCCGACACGTCCCCCCAAAACGAATCCACACCGATGCGTCCAGTCACTCCCTACGGTGTGGCGAAAACATTCGCAACGCAGATGGTCACGCTTTACCGAAACTCGTTCGATTTATTCGCGTGCAACGCAATCTGCTACAACCACGAATCACCACGTCGCGGCGAGTCGTTTGTCACCCGCAAGATCACGCGTGCCGCTGCAGCGATCTCGCAAGGCAAGCAGGACTCACTCTCGCTCGGTTCACTCGATGGCCGACGAGACTGGGGTTTCGCACCTGACTACGTCGAAGCCATGTGGCGAATGCTGCAACAACCCGATGCGGATGATTTTGTCCTAGCAACCGGTAAAGATCACAGTGTCCGCGATTTCCTCGACGCTGCGTTTCAAACCGTGGGGCTGGACTGGGAAAAGTACGTGCAGCAGGACGCGCGATACATGCGACGCAGCGAAGGTGCTCAGCTCGTGGGCGATCCGAGCAAAGCCGCTGCGAACTTGGACTGGACGGCGACGACTCAATTGCCCGAGTTGGCAAAGATCATGGTCCAAGCCGACTTGGACGCACTGAAATAG
- a CDS encoding glycosyltransferase family 4 protein translates to MNTLPRIVFLNRSYWPDVEATGQLLTDLCEQLALSFDVHVICGQPNTPTQGTDFEKQERTCRAGVTIHRLQHYQFPKRFSAARIINLVSFYRAAKRYLKQSQLTADVIVTETDPFLLPLAGDAATSKSTAKHVCYLQDIYPDVAEAVGKSKIPGVASTLRRLLRNAYRRADRVIVLGECMRDRLIRQPWGLSGDKIDVIPNWADCDAIEPIPHHRNSFRQNQNLDGRFVVMHSGNMGLTQRLDVLLRAAAHECWPAEAKLLLVGGGASEQSLRELAPTLLSPEQLNDRIAFLPYRKRSELAESLSAADLHVVSMHENIGGCLCPSKLYGILAAGRPVLAIANEQTDLCRTVEQHDLGWCCTPGNPAEIAAQVNRAINEQCAERNDRAREIAISQFDRDVIVHKFRVLLGELTNHPKSTPQTLSPLPTPSTSAQVRQPF, encoded by the coding sequence TTGAACACTCTTCCTCGCATCGTCTTTCTCAATCGGAGCTACTGGCCCGATGTCGAAGCGACAGGGCAGTTGCTGACCGATCTGTGCGAGCAGTTGGCGCTGTCGTTCGACGTTCATGTCATCTGTGGACAGCCGAACACGCCCACACAAGGTACCGATTTTGAGAAACAAGAACGAACCTGCCGCGCCGGTGTCACCATCCATCGGCTGCAACACTATCAGTTCCCAAAACGGTTCTCCGCAGCTCGCATCATCAATCTCGTTTCGTTTTACCGCGCGGCCAAACGATACTTAAAACAAAGCCAACTGACGGCCGATGTGATCGTCACGGAAACCGATCCCTTTTTGCTGCCCCTGGCTGGGGATGCTGCGACGTCAAAATCAACCGCAAAACATGTCTGCTACCTCCAAGATATCTACCCGGATGTCGCCGAAGCGGTCGGCAAATCCAAGATCCCTGGAGTCGCATCGACTTTACGCCGCTTGCTTCGCAACGCCTACCGTCGAGCCGACCGCGTAATCGTACTCGGGGAATGCATGCGTGATCGATTGATACGGCAACCTTGGGGATTGTCAGGTGACAAGATCGATGTCATTCCGAATTGGGCGGACTGCGATGCGATAGAACCGATTCCACATCACAGAAACTCGTTTCGACAAAATCAGAATCTTGACGGTCGTTTCGTCGTGATGCACAGCGGCAACATGGGTTTGACGCAACGCCTGGATGTGTTGCTGCGAGCAGCCGCACATGAGTGCTGGCCGGCCGAAGCAAAGTTGCTGCTCGTCGGCGGCGGTGCGTCCGAGCAATCACTTCGCGAACTGGCACCCACGCTGCTTTCCCCCGAGCAGCTCAATGATCGCATCGCGTTTCTACCCTACCGCAAAAGATCCGAGTTGGCGGAGAGCCTTTCTGCAGCAGACTTGCACGTCGTATCGATGCACGAAAACATCGGCGGGTGTCTGTGCCCGAGCAAACTATACGGCATCCTTGCCGCCGGTCGTCCTGTGCTGGCGATTGCAAACGAGCAAACAGATCTGTGCCGCACCGTGGAGCAACACGACCTTGGATGGTGTTGCACCCCTGGCAACCCGGCTGAAATTGCCGCCCAAGTCAATCGTGCGATCAACGAGCAATGTGCCGAGCGAAACGACCGCGCGAGAGAAATCGCAATCTCGCAGTTCGACCGGGACGTCATCGTCCACAAGTTCCGAGTGTTGCTAGGGGAGCTAACCAACCATCCCAAATCAACACCTCAAACACTCTCCCCCCTACCCACCCCAAGTACATCAGCCCAAGTACGTCAGCCTTTCTAG